The Mustelus asterias unplaced genomic scaffold, sMusAst1.hap1.1 HAP1_SCAFFOLD_2946, whole genome shotgun sequence nucleotide sequence cctttctcaagtaaggagacaaagaacaaagaacaatacagcacaggaacaggcccttcggccctccaagcccgtgccgctccctggtccaaacgagaccattcttttgtatccctccattcccactccgttcatatggctgtctagataagtcttaaacgttcccagtgtgtccgcctccactaccttgcctggcagcacattccaggcccccaccaccaaaactgtacagtactgtactccagatgtggcgtcaccagcaccttatacagctgcaacataacctccctgtttttaaattccatctctctagcaatgaaggacaaaattccatttgccttcttaattacctgctgcacctgcaaaccaacacccaggtccctctgcacagcagcatgctgcaattttttaccatttaaataatagtccattttgctgttaatcctaccaaaatggatgatctcacatttatctagattgtactccatctgccagacccttgcccactcacttaaactatcagtatccctttgcagactttcagcgtcctctgcacactttgctctgccacccatcttagtgtcatctgcaaattttgacacactacacttggtccccaactccaaatcatctatgtaaatcgtaaacaattgcagtcccaacactgatccctgaggcacacactagtcactgattgccaaccagaaaaacacccatttacccccactctttgctttctgttatctattcccttcataatcttatatgtttctataagatctcccctcattcttctgaattccaatgaatatagccccagtctactaagtctctcctcataagccaactttcTCAACTCtgcaatcaacctagtgaatcgtggcggcacggtagcacagtggttagcactgctgcttcacagctccagggtcccaggttcgattcccagctcgggtcactgtctgtgtggagtttgcacattctcctcgtgtctgcgtgggttttctctgggtgctccggtttcctcccacagtccaaagatgtgcgggttaggttgattagccaggttaaaaattgccccttagagcgtaggttagagggattagcgggtaaatatgtgggggtagggcctgggtgggattgtggtcggtgcagactcgatgggccgaatggcctccttctgcactgtagggtttctatgatttctctatccatgctaatacattacccgtaacactgtgcacctttgtcttatgtagcagtctttggtgcaacaccttgtcaaatgccttctggaaatccagatacaccacatccacaggttccccattgtccactgcacatgtaatgttctcaaagaattccaccaaattagtcaaacatcaccttctcttcatgaacccatgctgcgtcttcccaatgggacaatttatatccagatgtctcgctatttcttctttgatgacagattcaagcattttcctactacagaagttaagctaaccggcctatagttacctgccttttgtcgaccttttttaaacagtggcatcacatttgctgttttccaatctgcgggaaccaccccagagtccagcgaatgttggtaaattaccactagtgcatttgctatttctcctgtcatctcttttagtaccctgggatgcattccatcaggaccaggagacttgtctacctttagtcccattaacttgcccaacatacctctttcgtgataatgatagtttccaggtcctcacctgccatagccttcctgtcatctatttttggcatgttatttgtgtcttccactgtgaagaccgacacaaaatacctgttcaatgcttcagccattttctcatttccagttattacatcccctttctcatcctctaaaggaacaatgtttacttttaccactctttttcgttttatatatttgtggaaacttttgctgtctgtttttatattgagctagtttactctcataatccatcttacttttctttatagcttttttttgtggctttctgctgacctttaaagatttcccaatcctctagtttccactaatctttgccactttgtgttttctttcaatttgataccctcctttatttccttagatatccatggctgattatctctctttctacagtccttccttatcactggtatatacttttgctgagcactgtgaaagattgctttgaaagtcctccaccgttcctcaattgtcccaccataaagtttttgctcccagtctaccttagccaactcctccctcatccctttgtagtctcctttgtttaagcacaagacactggtattggattttagcttctcgcgctccatctgtattttaaattcaaccatactgtgatcgcttcttccgagaggatccctaactgtaagatcattaattattcccatctcattacacaggaccagatctagaaaATTGGAAGAATGCTAAAGAATGCTAATGCCTCcctcccttattcaaaaagggagggaggcaaaatatgGGaagttacagaccagtcagtttaacatctgttgttggggaagtgttagaatcaattatcaaggaaaaaatatcaggacatttggaaagtcaaaatacTATCCATCAGAattagcatggttttatgaagagcaaatcatgtttgactaatttgctagagttctttgaggatgtaacaagcaaagtggatgatggggatcctgtagatttaATATATCTTCTGGAAGGcagttgataaggtgccacacaaaaggttaattcacaaggttcgATCACGTGAGAtatggggtaatttattagcttggatagatgaCTAGCTGATGAACAGAAGACAGAAAGTCGggataaatggtttttttttggattgcaagaagtaactagtgggatgccacagggttcggtccttgggccccagctatttacaatctatattaatgacttggatacagggatagaaggctctatagccaaatttgcagatgagacaaaaaTAGGTAgcacagtaagttgcaatgaggaagtaagaaccttacaaatgaatatagataggttaggagaccaggccaaaatgtgacagatggagtttaacgtggataagtgtgaggtcatgcattttggttggaaaatgggaaggtgacttatctaaatggggagagacttcggagtactccagtgcagagggatctgggtgtcctcattcgtgagtcacagaaaactaacatgcaggtacagcagataataaagaaagcgaatggaatgttggtattTATAATTAAAGGAAGAGAATATAATGatgaggaagtattgttgcaaccatacaaggcattggtgaggcggcacctggagcattgtgcacagttttggtccccttatttgaggaaaaatgtagtggcattggaggcagttcagaggaggttcaccagattgattccagagatgaggggtttgtcgtatgaagagagattgaatagtttaggtctatactctggaatttagaagaatgaggggagatcaaattgaggtatacaagatgataaaaggtctggataaagtagatgtggagcggatgcttcctcttgtgggcattctaggatgagaggtcatagtcttaggataagaggtagaaaatttaaaacagaattgaggagaaactacttccaaAGAGTTCTCAATCTATGGAATGCACTACCccagtgcggtggatgctgggacagagtaaatttaaggaggaattaGACAGACTTTCAATtggttatggggatgaggagcatatcagccatgatcgaatgacggagcagaaaagatgggccaaatggcctaattctgctataTCTTATGAACGCTGAGGATCATGAAGCTTTGTGAATTCTCTGGTAattgttgagtatgttcaaggctgacttCTATAGGCTTGTGCTTAGTAAAGGGAATTAAAAGATGTGGggatcaggcaggaaagtggagttgaggattggcCATGATTGTAGCCttgaaccagccttccatccattgactctgtctgcacttcctgctgcttcgacaaagcagctagcataatgaaggaccccacgcacctggacattctctttcaccttcttccgtcgggaagaagatacaaaagtctgaggtcatgtaccaaccgactcaagaacagctttcctgctgctgtcagacttttagaacatgagaactaggagcaggagtaggcaatctggcccctcgagcctgctctgccattcaataagatcatggctgatctttttgtggactcagctccacttacccgcccgctcaccataacccttaattcctttactgttcaaaaatttatctatccttgccttaaaaacattcaatgagatagcctcaactgcttcactggacagggaattccacagatattttgaatggacttaccttgcattaagttgttctctacaccctagctatgactaacactacattctgcactctctcgtttccttctctgaatggtatgttttgtctgtattgcacgcaagaaacaatacttttcactatgttaacacGTGACAAATCAAATTGTATTGAATAGCAAAGCTGTTtcttggggctgaatggcctcttcctgctcctaattcttatgttgtaACATGGGAACCAGGAAGGGAAGTTGAGTGGTTGACAGTAAAGTGGGAAAAGGATTGAGGGAGCAGGAAATGGGTTTCATCAACAAGCTGAGCTTAGAGTGCCTTAAATGACAGAAATCATCAGTGTAGATTTACTTGGATGATGCCAGCCAGAGGAAACTAGTGAGGTGGAGAGACTTGAGATCGTTCCACacgagcagagaaaactgaggagaCTGAACAAGTTTTTAAAATGGTATTAGTTTTGATAGGGTAAATGGTGAGTCACTGCTATATCAATATTACTGAGTGAAGGAGGTTTAGAGGAATGCCTTTATTCGTGATTGTGACAGAGGATGTGAGAAAAGTTATTATATAAGCTGGGGGATATTTTCTTCTACTTGTATAGACAGACACTTTGATAGTGAATGTCATCTGAGATCTTTCTCAGGCCAAGTTTACTGGTATTTCATTATTCAGTGTTCTTGATTTTTTAAACATTTCCTTCTTGCATAAACTATTTTTCCAGGTTTGAACATGGCAGACAGACTGATGACTTACGAGACCCAATTCTTTGGGTTTTCCCCCCAAACCTGTGTTCTCAGGGTGTCCAGTGGGATCCAGGATTCTCTCCTTGATGTCATGCTGGTTGTAGAACGAGTCATTTTCAAGAAACTGAAGGAGATGCCAGAGAACACAATAACTCCATCTCAGATCCGGGTCTGCACAGAAAGCTTTCTTCAACTGATGAAAGAACGCTTTGATGTGATCTTTGAGAGGATTGAGCAAGGGATTCTGCAACACATCTTTTACATTCCTGAAAATATTCTCCTGCCTGAGGACAGAGTCCAGGAACAGTACTCCCACACCGAGAAAGAGTGCAAGGAGCTGCAGGCTGAAATAGATCAGCTGAAGCACAGCTACAGGTGTGAAACGATGGCTAAACAAGCCCTTCAGGCTGAGCTGGAAGAACAAAAACTGATTGAGCTGAAACTCGAGCAGAGAATTCACTGGTTCCACAGCCTGGATAACATGTGGAAGAGTAATGCAGTCAGCAATGTTCCTGAGAGCCTGGCCTTTGTTCGGGAGTTAACTCAAAAGGTCCCAGCTGTGCTGCAGAAAATCCAAGAGAAATACAAGGATGAGCTAAAGCACTCATGAACAGTGAGAATGAACAGGAAAGCAGAAGGAAACGACAAACTATAATGGCGTTTAACCCTGATCCTCATTTCCTACAAGATTTCTATCTGTGAACTGAACATGAAAAGTCTTTGCATTCCTCAGTGTAATTAGTCCAGCAGACAAAAATTGCTTAGAATTTGGCATCTTATTGGTCCTGGTTTGAAAGGTAGAAGGTTAGCCATCCATTGCCATGGCTGATGTATAGTGTGTGGCAGTGATTGCAATACAAGGAGGAGCATTATCCTGTGTCAAATCTACTTAGTAAATAGCCCTGGGCTCGTGAGCGACTCAGATGGTGTATGAATTCAGTATTGATCACCTGTGAACAGAAACTTTATAAATAAAATATTACATGCATAACCCGACTTTCATTCAAGTTTCTGGGTATTCACAAGTATTTACTGGTAGAGTGTGATAGTGAGTCTGGTTTTAAAACATGGGCTTGCAGTGTAATGTATTTTTGAATCTGACTGCATTTAAGTCTGACACTGGGTTGGGCTGCATTGCCTGACGGATGCTGTACATTACACAGAAAcacgaggtttataaaatatattttaatacattagtcAATTGAGGTACAAGGAAAATTGAGCTTTTGGTTGTTCATTCCAAGCAGAGTAACATAGTCAGGTTGAGTTTGATTTGGGTACTTGAGTATTAATTGCCAATTTAAAAACTTCACCTTGAAGGAAATGTTGTAAATATTTGAGATACTGGAGCAGTTTGGTAAGAATCATCTGCATTACAACCAGCTGAACCAAATGTGACATCCTGCTACTGACCAATTTATTCTGTAATAAGTACAACACATGTCACTTCAAATGTGTTCCTTAATCACCACCCAACTTGGAGCATTTTCAACCTAAATAAGTTCAgtaatgttatctttaattaatctGAATCATCTATAATAGATTGGTACACAAACATTGTTTAAGAATAAGCAGATATCCCCTCCTCAAATTGCAATTTTTGGTAACTTGTTTTACTGAAGTAAATTTTTAGAAGCACTTTGACTGTCAGGATTAGTGTGTGTGGGCTGGGTTTGACAGTAATCTGATGAGTCCTACATTCTCCAATGAGGAGCAGAATTGAAATTGTTTGGAATGGGAAAAGGAGGACTGAGTCAATGAGTCTGATATGTCTAAGAATTGACAAACTGTTACAATTTACAGACAGTGAAGAGATCAGTGGTTCTCTCGGGTGATGATTGACATCTCTTCTTTGTCTCTGCTCTCAGATAGGGAACTGACGACTGCCCCCAGGAATTGGCGGAAAGCTGTGCGCACTTGTTCTGGATCATCTTCTAGGTTCGAATGGATCAAAGTCAATTTGTTCAGTTGCTGGGCTAATAAGAAAATATAACATTAGAAATACATACTTCATGATCTTTGGTTCCTGCCCTGCTGACCATAATGACATCAGGTTTAACATCATGCCCTCTGGCCTATTTATAAAATCCAGCTTTGTGCTCTTAGTAAACAGGAGAGTCACTGGGCCTGAGGGGCAAACCCGCAGATTTCCCAAGCCATGAACTGTCTCCTAAATAGAGTCAGGATACTGAATGGGATTTCAGATGTTGGGTCAACCCTACTGAATCTGACCCTCCTGCCCTGCAGTTATGAGCCTATTGCTGAAAGACAAAAAATTGAACAATGCCCATAGATCCTTACAGAAAACTATTCCAAGACACATCACAGAGCTGTACTAGGAGACTGAACAAGGTGGTGAGTTTAAAGAGTACCTTAAAAAAGGACAGGCCAAAGTTGATCGAGTTTAGACTGTAAGGAATGGTAGTAAATAAACAATGTGAAACACTaacagcacagtagttagcactgcagcctcagcgccagggacctgtgttcaactctggccttgtgtgactgtggatattgcacattctccccatgtctgcatgggtttcttctgggtgctccagtttcctcccacaccaaagaTATGCAAATTGGGTAGATTgaccaggataaatatgtgggcttatggggatagggcttgggtgggccaagtagcctcctgcactgtggagattgtatgattctaattcAAAATGTTCAGTTCAACCAAAATAatggtcctctgaaatggctgagcaagccactca carries:
- the mis12 gene encoding protein MIS12 homolog, with translation MADRLMTYETQFFGFSPQTCVLRVSSGIQDSLLDVMLVVERVIFKKLKEMPENTITPSQIRVCTESFLQLMKERFDVIFERIEQGILQHIFYIPENILLPEDRVQEQYSHTEKECKELQAEIDQLKHSYRCETMAKQALQAELEEQKLIELKLEQRIHWFHSLDNMWKSNAVSNVPESLAFVRELTQKVPAVLQKIQEKYKDELKHS